The following nucleotide sequence is from Dehalogenimonas formicexedens.
TAGCAGGTCGTCTTTAATTCAATGGCAATTTCCCGCGCGATCATCCTCGCCAGAATCTTAAGCCCTTCACCAAGATGTTTGGCTGCCTCCGTAGCTTCATCCAAGCCACTGGGACGGTTGGGTTTAAAATGGTCCAAGGGGTATCCTCTCTATGTTAGTTCGCTGCGTAATAAGGCGGCGATTTCTTCGTCAGCCCACTTGTAGAACGACGCGACAATTGGGGCTAGCTGTAAAACCACCATCGCCACTTCCCAGCATTTATTCTCATCCGGGGTCCAATCATCCACTGAAGTCTGGAGGTCGAACGCGGTGAGTAATTCAGGGAGGGCGGAGGGCCGATAGAACATCGCAAACGGATTCTGCCAATATTCTCTGAGGTAATCGCTGTCTGGCTCGAGGGCCGTAAGCTTCTCTTTGTAAAACCATTGCCAAAGATCAAGAAATCGCTCTTCGTGACTAGTGAGCCATTCACGGAGGAGTTCGTAAGTGGCGGCGTTACTCGCTGAAAAAGGTATCTTATTCTCGGAGGGGCTTTTGTCCCTACGCAGAACGTCGAATAATAGGTCCCCGAGCTGGAACCACCGGTCTCCCCATTCGCTTACGAATTCACCACAACTCAGTTTGGCCTCATCATTATTATCCATATCAGATCGATTCCTCCGATTGCTGTTTCAAAGAGCGGTCGATCATTGACAGGAGCGCCAAAAAGCTGAAGTGCAACTCTCGGGACAGTTTTTGGTGAAACTCCGGAAACTCCGATTCCAGATCGGGAGCCGCTGCTTGAAAGACATTATCTTCAAACGCCAGGATAGTGTTTGCCAGCACTTCGTTTGATTGGTTAAGCCGCGTAAATTCAAAATCGAGGGTGGCACGGTCGAGTTCGAGCATTGTGAGGACAGAGTCTGCTAGTTCAACTTTAGGAATACACTCAAACACTAGCCACCTCCGTGGTGAGCCGCCCCTTTTCGATGTCATTCAACCGACTGGCAATCAGTTTAGTCATATCATCCAATTGCTTGGCGCACCGCTGGTAATCTGCATCGGTGCCGCCAATCGGATCCGGCACCTGGTCGCCGGAACCGACGAATTCGCCGATGGTGAACACCTTATAGGCCTCCTCTGGGGCAGAGCGTTTTATAGTATGAGACCTGCCGATATCTGTCGTAAGCACTAGGTCAGCCCATTCCAGCAACCGGTGATTTAAAGCTTGAGACTTGTGATTTCTCAGACTAAGCGGACGGCCAGAATTGCTCTTGTATCTAGCGATCGCCTTGACCGACCCGGGGCTGGCTGGGCAGCCGTCCTCGGCACCGGTACCGCACGACTGTACTTCGTCCTGCCGGCTGCCCATGTTGGCTTTGTACAGCGCCTCGGCCATTGGGCTGCGGCACATATTGGCGTAGCAGACAAAAAGGATTTTCTTCAAGGACTTCCCACCTCGCTGATAAGAATCGGACACAAGCTATTTCATACACAGAGTCGCTAATCCGTCAATTTTTGATTGAAATAACGACAGTCCCAAGAGCTATCCCTACTTGGCGCCTTGCCACTGGTAAGGCAGGGTTTCACCCCGGTTCAGTTTGGCGATTTCCGCTTCTAGACGAAGCCCATTGGCGCCGGGAAGCAAGCGGCCGTCAGGGTAAACCGTCCAGTCAGCTTCCTGCCAGGGGACGCACACGAACCTGTATTGCCACCCAATATTCACCCTGCCTTGCTGAGAGTTGCCGGAAATGTCGTACCAGTTGAGGCCATTCCAATAGGTGGAAACGTAGTTCATGGCGGATGGGGAGGTAGCCAGCGAAACAAGCCGGGCGTATATGAACTGCGTCCCCTTAAAAGAATAAAAAATCTGCCAGTCGGTGGCGATGTTTGAAGGCAGTGATTCTCCGCTCTTTCCTACAGCGTAAACTCGATAGTAATAGGTAGTAACTGGATGATCTAGGTCGGCGGCTACTAAGTTAAATGCCGGTTCGGTCAGGTCTGTGAAATTGGAGGTCAGATTTGTTACGGTCACGTCCTTGGTGAAATTGAGATCGGTGGATCGTTCCAACCGGAAACCCTGCTCATTTACCGAGTTATCAGACCAACGGATATTGATCTTGTTTTCGTCGATAATCTTCACCACCAGATTGGATGGCGCCGCCGGGATTGGTTCCGGTGGATCGGTCGTAGTAATCGGCGGCGTGACCTGAGCACTACAGGACGCCACCGCAAGAATGAGAACTATTGAAAGCACCGGGTAAAGCCACCGTTTAATACGAGCCATATTTCCTCCTCGTGTTTTATTAAATAGGAAGAGGTCATTTCCTCCTCCCTAAGACGCAGAGATCACTTCGCCTTACGGATGCGCCGTTTGAAGGGTGGGAAGCCAGCGCACCGGCGGAGTTCGTCGGTTTCTTGGGCGGAGGTCTTGAAGCCAACCCCGGCAACCCTTCTAACGTACACTCCGTGCTTTGTGTACCGGTCCACTTCATAGTGAAAGGAATACTCTTCGCCGTTTGGTGCAACACAACTGGTTAAAGCATCAATAGCTGTCCGCCTGCCGGTGTAACGGATCTCCGGGTTATGGTTCCAGCAGAACTCTTCTATCGAGGCGCCGAGGACAACACCAAACATATCTACCGGAGGCGGGTGTTGGCGGGATGAGCTGGATGGAATTAATGTCTTTCCTTCTAGTTGAGCCGTGCGGGTGATCCGGCCATCGATGACGGCGCTCATGTTTCTAAGTATCACCCTATCCTGTGGTGAGGTGTTGTGATGGAGGTATTCAATCATTTTAGCTAGATGCAAATTATGCTCAATGTCCATTTGAAAACTCCTTATCTCATATTCGATAACTCTTCTACTGTTGCTGACTAAAGGGGAGACGCGATTCGTAATCTGCTCTGATACACCTCCTTTGCCAGTTACTCAAACACACTTTGAATCTTTTGTTTCGGTCGCTTTATCGGCGGCAATCCTTCTATCCTACGCCACTCATCGACCTCATCGGAGTAAGTACGGTAGCCGTGACCGGCGGTCTTTCTGATGATGATGCCGTCTTTGTCGTATTTGATAACCTCGAAATGGTAGGGGAGATCATCCCCGGACAAGTCCCTTGCCGCGGTTAAGGCATCTATCCCATTCAGCATCCCGCTGTACTTTAAGCCATGCTTTCGTGCGAATTCAGATGGGTTATTGGCCAGGACACTGCCTTGCTCATCCTTAACCGGCGGATGAATACTTCGACTGCGAAGGGAATATCCAGATTTCCTGCGCGGGACCGAGGTGTCGCTGGTAAGGGATGTTTGGAGCACATCCAGAACTGCACGATAGAGTTCCTTTTCAGCGCCGGTCATCAAAGGCAGTAAGCCTTTCAGCTCCTCAGCCGGTGGTAGAACAGGGGTACATTTGGCAGTTCCGTTCACTACGGCTCTAGCTGTTAGGCGAACGAGCAAAGTTTCACCAGCCGAAAGTTTGGTGAAGCGTTTATTCAATTCTTGCAGGCGGACGTCTAGGTTCATCTGGTGCCACTTCTTTTCGAGGTTCTCGTGGTTCTCTAGTATGGGTAGTATGTTGTTGGCACATATCTTATGTGTACCACACATAATTTGTCAAGCTCTTTGCCCTAAGATATTTGCCGTGGAAAATAGAAACTTGATCGGTGCCAGGATACGGCAAGCCCGGCTGTCAGCCCGACCTCCCGTAACCCAAGAGGATTTAGTTGCCCGTTTACAGACTCAAGGGCTTAACATAGACCAGGCGATGATCTCCAGAATCGAAAGTGGTCAACGGCCGGTTTCTGATTTCGAAGTGGTTGCGTTTTCAAAAGCATTAAAGGTAAAGACCTCGTGGCTCCTTGAAGGAGACAACGGCGGGTAGGGACGGGGGTTACCGCTCGGATTTATTGAGTATTTGAACGTAGCCCAATGACGTTAGGATAATGCGAAGGTAGCAATAAACGTTCTACCTTTTGATACCTTCGCTCCACCAAACAAACGATACCCGGGATGTCGCCTGTTCTATCAAACTTCCGATTGAAGCCTGGTCGCATTCACCGTTGGAAGCATTCACAGTTCGCCGGGCTGCCGACCGGTGAAAATGGATCCTCAGCCAACGGCTCTTTCAAGAACCACTTGCTTATAACCAGCCTGTGATCGATATCGTCTTTAACGATGCCGGCGAGCTTGAGCGATCTCATGACATTGGTAATCATGACCCGGGAAGCTCCAACCAGGGCGCCAAGATCATCATGGGTTAACCTGAAATTCAGTTTCATTCCGTCCAGCGTTTCCTGTCCATGTTCGGTCGCCAGCCTGGCTAGCGTCCGGCTCAGGCTGATCCGGGTATCGTAAATAGCGACATCAGCCAGCTGCTCGGTTATCCGCCTGAGTTTGTCGCCCATCGTTTTAATCACCTTCAGGGATAACTGGCTGTTCGTCGCCAGCAATCCCTCGAAGTCGCTTTTGTAGCAGGCACACAACCGGGTATCCTCAGCAGCAACGGCGGCAAAACTCCTCAGGGAATCATCAAAAAGAACTTCCTCTCCGAACAACTGGTTGGCCGTCAGGTATCCGAGGACAATCTCCTTGCCAAACTCGGAAGTCTTGAACAACTTGATCCGGCCCTTGGCAACGATGAATACCGAGTTGGCCGGTTCGCCCTCGTTAAACAGGCATTCGTCCTTGAGGTATTCCGGACGCCGGAAGAGTTTCCGGATATCATCTTTTTCCGCTTCATTCAGAGAATTGAAAAGCCACATATCAGCCATACAATTCAGGTATGCCATGTTTACCTCCCATCAGTACCGACATTATCTTACAACAAGCCGACAAACGCTGAGTGTAAAGTATTTTACAGACATCTTCTCATCGCAATGGCAAAATTGAACAAATTTTTCAGGAGGGAATTGACATGGCGACCTGGGCTTTTATTTTCATCCTGGCGGCGGGTATCTGCGGTTTTACTCTGAAAACGGCTCACAACCCTCTTAAGGGCTTCATCACTGCTAAATTGTTTTGGGTTCACCTGCTGCTGGGTTTAACGGCAATGACCCTGGCAGTCATTTCTCTGTTTTAATCGGTAGAGTTGAAACCGATCCCGGCAAGTCGCACAGTTAGTTTCGAGGGGCGGCGCTTTAGAGTAGGTGACCTGGACTTGTGTCTGAGGAATTCGCCGGCAAATCAATCAGTTGCCGGCGTTCTCCTTTTCAGCCCAGGCTATGTTGGCCTTCAACCAGCCTTCGGGAGTCCCGGCATCGAATCTGGTGCCTCGAAATTTACAGGCATAAACCGGCTGACTAGCGGCAAGGCGCCGAATGGCATCGGTTAGCTGGATCTCCCCGCCTTTACCGGGTTTGGTCATCGAGATAGCCTTGAAGATCTCCGGCATCAGGATGTATCTGCCGATGATAGCTAAATTGGAGGGGGCTTCTTCAGGGCTTGGTTTTTCGACCAGGTTTCTAACCCGATAGACGCCCTCGTCAACGATCTCCGCGTCGATGATACCATAACGGTTCGTTTCTTCCGGCCGGCACTCCTCGACCAGGAGCAGGTTTCCCGGGTATTGTTGATAAACATCGAGCATCTGGCGGAGGACCGGGACGTCGGAATCAATAATGTCGTCGGGCAGGATGGCAGCGAACGGTTCATTACAGATCGCCTCACTGGCAGATGCGATAGCGTGGCCTAAACCCAACGGCTCGGATTGATAAACATGGCTGAATCTTGCCATGGAAGGAATGGAACGCAACTCGTGAAGTCCGGCGGCATCGCCTTTCTTTACCAGAAAACTTTCAAGTTTCGGCGAGGGGCGAAAGTAGTCAACGACGGTTTCCTTGCCTTGAGAAATCACGAAAACGACATCGCTGATACCTGAGGCAACTGCTTCATCAACGATATATTGGATGAGCGGCCTGGAGAGCAGGGGCAGCATCTCCTTGGGGACGCTCTTAGTGATGGGCAGAAACCTGGTGCCATAGCCCGCGGCAACGATGACCGCTTTGTTTACGGGTTCGTTCAACGATTCCTCCGCTGAGAGGTTTGATTCAGGCTCGTCCCGGCAGGATATAAACGCCAAAATCCTACGACGCGGCTTTGCCCGTGTCAACAATGACCCTCTCCGAAGGAGATCGTAGGGGCTGCCTGCCGCAGTCTAAGTCATCTTCTTGGCGGCCGCTCCCAGCTTCTTCTGGGTTGTGGCGACGGTCTTCTGCGCCTTAGCGACGGTTTTTCCCGCCTTTTTTTCGGCTTTGGCCATCGAACCCTGGATTTTTCCCATCGTCTCCTGGGCTTTGCCGACTACCTGTTCGCCCTTGCCCTCAAATTCCAGCGGTTTGCTTCCGATGACTTTACCTGCGGTTTCATGGACTTTACCTTTTGCCTGCATCATCTTGCCCTTGACTTCGTTCTTTTCCATCGCTCACTCCTCCCACTTTGGATACGCATTTCAGTTATACAACGAATCCGGGCGAGCACCAAATGAATGCCGTGCGGGTAAAAAACAAAAAACTGGCGGGGAGTGCCCGCCAGTTTGTGGGTTAATGTATTTGATTCCTATCTGGGGTTTCGTAAAATGCGGATGGCCTGGATGGCGGGGATCATGATGATGAAGACGAACATGACGACAATGAGAGCCTTGTTGTCGCTCACAGTTTCGACGATGCCGACTTTGATCAGTGCGGCGACTACCGCGAGATAAAGCGCGACCGACGTAACTGTCTCCACGCCGATAATCCAGCGGGGAATATAGTCAAAAGCTGTCGAAATGGCTACCAGGAACCCGATAAGAATGAAAATCAGCCCCACGAGAAGCGCCAAGCCCCCGTAGGTCTGGTCCGAAGTAACCACCAGAGCCCCGCCGACAGCCACGTATGCTATGGACTGTGTCACCCGGCTGAATATATTCTCTCTCATGGCGCCTCCTTATTGGGCTTTATAGTATCACGCGATTAGCCTCAAGTCTATAATTTTTAATCGAAGCAACATCCGTATGTTGGTGTTTGTCCGCGTGTTGAAATCAAGGGTACGTCAATGCTTTACCATTGAAGAATTTATCCGGCGGCTGATAGAATTGGCGGAAAAATTTCGATTGGGGAAAGCTATTGAGCGATTCACTCGAGAACCTGCAACAAGCTCTGACCTTATGGACCAATATCGCCCATAAACTCTGGGAAGCAAAATCGACATTACTGCCTAAAAATTCCGATCACGGGCACGGCGAGGATGGAGACTCGCCGATATTTTCGAAGGAAATTTTGGCTGTTTATGACGGACTCGATGCCCTTTATATTGAAGCTGAAGCGAAGAAAAGAGAGATATTGGCCTGTATAGCGTCTATTCAAGGCGTGTAAATACTTCTGGGTGACAACTCTTGTTATACCCAAAGGGTTTTTACATCCCCGCCGAACCTTGCTCTGGCATAGACCGTACCGGTCCTACCAGAACCGGGGGTACCCGGCACAGTAGTTGTTATA
It contains:
- a CDS encoding CsbD family protein, with the protein product MEKNEVKGKMMQAKGKVHETAGKVIGSKPLEFEGKGEQVVGKAQETMGKIQGSMAKAEKKAGKTVAKAQKTVATTQKKLGAAAKKMT
- a CDS encoding low molecular weight phosphatase family protein; this translates as MKKILFVCYANMCRSPMAEALYKANMGSRQDEVQSCGTGAEDGCPASPGSVKAIARYKSNSGRPLSLRNHKSQALNHRLLEWADLVLTTDIGRSHTIKRSAPEEAYKVFTIGEFVGSGDQVPDPIGGTDADYQRCAKQLDDMTKLIASRLNDIEKGRLTTEVASV
- a CDS encoding fibronectin type III domain-containing protein produces the protein MARIKRWLYPVLSIVLILAVASCSAQVTPPITTTDPPEPIPAAPSNLVVKIIDENKINIRWSDNSVNEQGFRLERSTDLNFTKDVTVTNLTSNFTDLTEPAFNLVAADLDHPVTTYYYRVYAVGKSGESLPSNIATDWQIFYSFKGTQFIYARLVSLATSPSAMNYVSTYWNGLNWYDISGNSQQGRVNIGWQYRFVCVPWQEADWTVYPDGRLLPGANGLRLEAEIAKLNRGETLPYQWQGAK
- the galU gene encoding UTP--glucose-1-phosphate uridylyltransferase GalU gives rise to the protein MNEPVNKAVIVAAGYGTRFLPITKSVPKEMLPLLSRPLIQYIVDEAVASGISDVVFVISQGKETVVDYFRPSPKLESFLVKKGDAAGLHELRSIPSMARFSHVYQSEPLGLGHAIASASEAICNEPFAAILPDDIIDSDVPVLRQMLDVYQQYPGNLLLVEECRPEETNRYGIIDAEIVDEGVYRVRNLVEKPSPEEAPSNLAIIGRYILMPEIFKAISMTKPGKGGEIQLTDAIRRLAASQPVYACKFRGTRFDAGTPEGWLKANIAWAEKENAGN
- a CDS encoding helix-turn-helix domain-containing protein, which codes for MLLAHILCVPHIICQALCPKIFAVENRNLIGARIRQARLSARPPVTQEDLVARLQTQGLNIDQAMISRIESGQRPVSDFEVVAFSKALKVKTSWLLEGDNGG
- a CDS encoding Crp/Fnr family transcriptional regulator; this translates as MAYLNCMADMWLFNSLNEAEKDDIRKLFRRPEYLKDECLFNEGEPANSVFIVAKGRIKLFKTSEFGKEIVLGYLTANQLFGEEVLFDDSLRSFAAVAAEDTRLCACYKSDFEGLLATNSQLSLKVIKTMGDKLRRITEQLADVAIYDTRISLSRTLARLATEHGQETLDGMKLNFRLTHDDLGALVGASRVMITNVMRSLKLAGIVKDDIDHRLVISKWFLKEPLAEDPFSPVGSPANCECFQR